One genomic window of Kosmotoga olearia TBF 19.5.1 includes the following:
- a CDS encoding 5'-methylthioadenosine/S-adenosylhomocysteine nucleosidase has product MILVMSVFNPEVKPLLEVMLKIEEGELLGRSYTRGLIGKNEVVVASGFVGKVETAALAQKFIDEFSPRLIVMTSGAGAIDSSIEPGTVVIGSEFLEYDLYLPLRSGHISVPTTASVALDHIKQLMPDATYGRIITGDQILADTKKRDELFKQYHACCLDMDSAALARVAKMNRVPFLVIKVILDKCDENSENDFGINFERYGQKPAKILAELLRTHVLEIK; this is encoded by the coding sequence ATGATTTTAGTGATGAGCGTTTTTAATCCTGAGGTCAAACCACTGCTTGAGGTAATGTTGAAAATCGAAGAAGGTGAGCTCCTTGGAAGGTCTTACACCAGAGGTCTCATCGGAAAAAATGAGGTAGTTGTGGCGAGCGGGTTCGTAGGAAAAGTGGAAACCGCAGCTCTGGCGCAGAAGTTCATCGATGAATTTTCACCAAGGTTGATCGTGATGACATCCGGTGCGGGCGCGATAGACAGTTCCATCGAACCGGGAACGGTTGTAATAGGGAGTGAATTTCTTGAGTATGACCTTTATTTGCCACTGCGTTCCGGACATATAAGCGTTCCCACAACTGCTTCGGTTGCCCTGGATCATATAAAACAGTTGATGCCCGATGCAACCTATGGAAGGATCATCACGGGGGATCAAATTCTGGCGGATACTAAAAAGCGCGATGAGTTGTTCAAACAGTATCACGCATGTTGCCTCGATATGGATTCAGCGGCTCTCGCGCGTGTTGCCAAAATGAACAGAGTACCCTTTCTGGTTATAAAGGTTATTCTGGACAAGTGCGATGAGAACAGTGAGAATGACTTCGGTATCAATTTCGAAAGATACGGGCAGAAACCGGCGAAGATTCTTGCTGAATTGCTGAGGACCCACGTTCTCGAAATTAAATGA
- a CDS encoding histidine triad nucleotide-binding protein, whose translation MNCIFCKIIAGEIPAGKVAETENFLAFRDINPVAPAHILVVPKKHMEKPGELALLDGDILKELFKLFQDIAEKEGIAESGFRTLVNTGPDSGQEVKHLHFHIIGGRKLGKIG comes from the coding sequence ATGAATTGTATTTTCTGTAAGATAATCGCTGGCGAGATACCAGCTGGCAAAGTTGCGGAAACGGAAAACTTCCTTGCTTTCAGAGACATCAATCCCGTTGCTCCTGCACACATTCTGGTTGTTCCAAAGAAACACATGGAAAAACCTGGTGAATTGGCTCTCCTAGACGGGGATATTCTCAAGGAACTTTTCAAACTCTTCCAGGATATAGCCGAAAAGGAAGGTATAGCGGAATCCGGGTTCCGCACTCTCGTGAATACCGGGCCTGATTCCGGCCAGGAGGTTAAGCACCTCCATTTTCATATAATTGGTGGAAGAAAACTCGGAAAGATAGGGTGA
- a CDS encoding class I SAM-dependent methyltransferase, whose protein sequence is MSLDKDFEHYYTSKPTSPFKVKKVVLSLKNGRMYKFKTPSGVFSFGQIDKASKLLIEHAIIGETDRLLDLGCGYGVIGITLKKENPDISLCMSDVNERALEFAKINAKNNNIVADIRLGNLYEPWKDEIFDNIVCNPPIAAGKKVWEKIIVEAPDHLSAKGKLQLVAYHNKGGERLKKIMKSVFGNVRETVKSGGIRVYVSIKL, encoded by the coding sequence ATGAGTTTGGATAAGGATTTTGAGCATTATTATACATCGAAACCGACTTCACCTTTTAAGGTGAAGAAGGTTGTTCTTTCTTTGAAAAACGGGAGAATGTATAAATTCAAGACACCATCGGGAGTTTTTTCTTTTGGGCAGATTGACAAGGCGAGCAAGCTGCTTATTGAACATGCCATTATTGGTGAGACTGACAGGCTCCTTGATCTCGGCTGTGGTTACGGTGTTATTGGGATCACCCTGAAAAAAGAAAATCCTGATATCTCCCTTTGCATGAGCGATGTAAATGAAAGGGCTTTGGAGTTCGCAAAGATCAACGCTAAGAATAACAATATCGTTGCGGATATAAGGCTTGGAAATCTCTATGAACCGTGGAAAGACGAGATTTTTGACAACATTGTCTGTAATCCCCCTATCGCTGCGGGAAAGAAGGTCTGGGAAAAGATTATAGTTGAAGCACCGGATCATCTTTCAGCAAAGGGAAAACTCCAGTTGGTAGCTTATCATAACAAAGGCGGAGAAAGGCTCAAAAAAATCATGAAGTCCGTCTTTGGTAATGTGAGGGAAACGGTGAAATCAGGAGGAATAAGGGTTTATGTGTCCATCAAGCTCTGA
- a CDS encoding energy-coupling factor ABC transporter ATP-binding protein, whose product MCPSSSEILLELEDISYEINGKKVLNGIDLRIFKGEFFGILGSNGSGKTTLLRVVLDLIKSTKGEVRKANTVDIIGYIFQNPDNQIVGSSVEEDIIFGLENLGLTVEEIKTRVDETLKTMGLEDLRDVDTISLSGGQKQLLCIASIVAMRPEVILMDEPYSMLGRGERRKVKPVVEGLINKGTAIVMASTRLEELCNCHRVALLESGRLVFLGPPEELRKKTELLERTGIYIPLVC is encoded by the coding sequence ATGTGTCCATCAAGCTCTGAGATTTTGCTAGAACTGGAAGATATTTCTTATGAAATAAATGGAAAAAAGGTACTCAATGGAATAGATTTGAGAATTTTTAAAGGGGAGTTCTTTGGGATTTTGGGATCAAACGGTTCGGGCAAGACGACTTTGCTCAGGGTTGTTCTCGACCTTATAAAATCTACAAAAGGTGAAGTTCGAAAAGCTAATACAGTTGATATTATCGGTTACATCTTTCAGAATCCTGATAATCAAATTGTTGGATCCAGTGTCGAGGAAGACATAATCTTTGGACTTGAGAATCTCGGGCTTACTGTTGAAGAGATTAAAACCCGTGTAGATGAGACACTCAAAACTATGGGATTGGAAGATTTAAGAGATGTTGATACCATCAGTCTTTCAGGAGGACAAAAACAGCTATTGTGCATCGCTTCCATCGTCGCTATGCGACCTGAAGTTATCCTGATGGATGAACCTTACAGTATGCTCGGCAGGGGAGAGCGGAGAAAGGTTAAGCCAGTTGTTGAAGGTCTGATAAATAAGGGAACTGCGATTGTTATGGCTTCGACCAGGCTGGAGGAACTCTGTAATTGTCATCGTGTTGCGCTTTTGGAATCAGGCCGTTTGGTTTTTCTTGGCCCTCCTGAAGAGCTCAGGAAAAAAACAGAACTTCTTGAAAGAACTGGAATCTACATTCCACTGGTGTGTTAG
- a CDS encoding energy-coupling factor ABC transporter ATP-binding protein, whose amino-acid sequence MLRFEVVTHIYNFGSPYERKALEVLSFEIPKGGFLLVLGGNGSGKTTLLMLASGLMKPTFGEIYAFNEKLENGGSKNLRKRIGILFQFPENQFFAETVEEEVKYAGKNFEIPSLEKRFDEVMQMVGLPAEKIANLSPFKLSGGEMRRVAFASVLIYSPELLILDEPTASLDYMGIIQIRKILSKIHENNGTVVVSTHWPEYFLDMASHVLVLKEGRKVFFGGVREFLLHSEKKLLEYGLTLDGELGLLKHFFEKHGRLPEKRSELTKFNGGER is encoded by the coding sequence ATGTTGAGATTTGAAGTGGTAACGCACATATACAATTTTGGAAGCCCTTACGAACGAAAAGCTCTCGAGGTTTTATCTTTTGAAATACCCAAAGGTGGTTTTTTGCTGGTTCTAGGGGGAAATGGATCCGGAAAGACCACCCTTCTCATGCTCGCTTCCGGACTTATGAAGCCAACTTTTGGGGAGATTTATGCTTTCAATGAAAAGTTAGAGAATGGGGGAAGCAAGAATCTCAGGAAAAGGATAGGGATACTGTTTCAGTTTCCTGAAAACCAGTTTTTTGCCGAAACCGTTGAAGAGGAAGTTAAATACGCGGGAAAGAACTTTGAAATACCTTCTCTAGAGAAACGCTTCGATGAAGTTATGCAAATGGTTGGGTTGCCTGCTGAAAAAATTGCCAACCTTTCCCCTTTCAAACTTTCCGGTGGGGAGATGCGAAGAGTTGCCTTTGCCAGCGTGTTGATATATTCACCGGAACTGCTGATTCTGGATGAGCCAACCGCATCGCTGGATTATATGGGAATAATTCAAATTAGAAAAATCCTTTCTAAGATTCATGAAAACAACGGAACGGTGGTTGTTTCAACACATTGGCCTGAATATTTTCTTGATATGGCTTCCCATGTTTTAGTCTTGAAAGAGGGGAGGAAAGTGTTTTTCGGAGGCGTGCGCGAATTTCTTTTGCATTCTGAGAAAAAACTGTTAGAATATGGATTAACACTCGACGGCGAGTTGGGGTTATTGAAGCATTTTTTTGAAAAGCATGGAAGATTGCCTGAAAAAAGGTCTGAGTTGACTAA